Within the Nocardioides humi genome, the region ACGCCCTCAAGGGCATGGGCGAGCACAAGGACACCAAGGAACACGCGATCATCCCGCTGGTCCACGGCCAGCCCATCACCTTCGGCACCCGCGACGAGACCACCGGCCCACTCAACGGACTCGGCGACAAGGCCCTCATCCGCAGCGCCGCGGGCGGAGTCGAGGTCGCCGACACCACATCCGTCCCGATCGAACAGATCATCGTCCACGACGCACAGAACCCCGACCCGTCCACCGCGTTCGCGATCTCACGGCTCACCGACGCCGGCTACCTCAACCGCAGCCCCATCGGCATCTTCCGCCAGGTCCAGCGCCCCACCTACGACGACCAGGCCCGCGCCCAGGTCGCCACCGCCAGCGAGACCGCCACCACCCACGGCAGCCCCGAGGAACGCCTCACCGCCCTCATCAACGCCGGCGACACCTGGACCATCGACTGATCCGCTGGAGACAAGACCCAAAGTGCCCTCGCCGGCGTACGACGTGGGGGATCAGCGCCCGGGCTCGGGAAGGAACGTCCTCACGCCTGCATCGACCGACGTACCGCCGCCACATCGATGCGGCGCGCCGGCGTCAGAGTACCGCTGGCGACTGACCAAGGAGCCTGCGCAATGACGATCCGGTCGATGGACCATCCGTCATCAACCGTCGCGGCGACCTGGTCGAGCTGAATGCGGATCTTCTCGACGACTGCGGGGATCTGCGCCAGCTCCCGCTGGCTCGCAAAGTCGAGACCCCGGTTGCTCGTCCACCACGCCGCCCAGCCGAGATCGAGTTCGACGTAGGCAACGAGGGCCTGGGCGTGGCCTGCCTGCGGGTCGAAAAGTATCCTCCGGACCAGGTCGAGGCCCGCGACCCGCTCGCTGAGCGCGACAAGCGAGACCACCGCGCCGAGTTCGGTCATGTCGTGGACGCCGTGGGGCGGCACCAGGACGACACTCCCATCATCGACCATCGCAACGCAGGCGTACTCGAAGGAGTCGTTGCCTGTCACGATCCTGCATCGCCCGTCGCCGACCGGCTCCAGATCGACACCCGTCACGGGCCGCCAGCCCAGGCCCTCGTCGGCCAGGAGAACACCGCCTGCCGCCGCGTCGCCCCACACCCGAGACGGCTGCTCGCACGTCGCCCTGAAGAAGTTCGAGGTTTCCGCTCCCAGTGGCATACCTCCCAGTGCGACGACCTTGCGTACGCGGGACAGGCCGTGATGCCGCGCCAGGGGCCCGATGACCAGCAACCGCGTAGGCAGGGCGCTGAGCCGTGCACTCCACTCTCCGTGGCGACGCGCCGAGCTCGACAGTGCCTTGTCGATGACGGCTCTCCGCATTCGTCCGGACCGGAGCTGCCTCATCCGGGACTCCGAGCGTAGGGTGTAGATCGCATCCTCCGATCCGACCAGGACGGTCGGCCGGATCTCGGCGAGGTCGTGGGCCACGGATCCGACGGTCTCCGCGAAATGCAGCCGCGCGCGGGACAACACCGCCGCATACGCCGTGGCACTGCGGACGACCGTGTCAGCCATGGAGTCAAGGCACATCACCCGATCCGAAGACGAGAGCCCGAGGTACGACGCAGCCCGCTCGGCTCCCGCCCGGAGCCTGCCGGCCTTCACCTCGACGCCAACCCTCTCCTGCGTGACGCTCGTGAGGTCGATCGCGGCGATCCGCTCCCCCCTTCCGGTCGCACCATCGGCCCGATCAGGGCCATCCATGCCTGCCTGCGCTCTCGGTGAACGGCGTTCGACGGTGACCAGGGGTACGTCCGAGAGCTGGCGTGGGTCCAGGGGCCGGCTGAGGCCGACGGTATCCAGCACAAGGAACCCACGGAGCGTGGCTGAGTGCTCGGCGGAGAGGAGCAAGTCGATGTGCTCCTGATCGCCGCATACCGCGAGATCGACACCGTGCTGCCGGAGAAGTGCCGACAGCACGGACGGCCTCGTGCCCGGCAGAACCGGGAGGACTGTCGCGCCCCTTTCCTGAAGGGCAAAGTCGACCACCAGCCACTCCACGCAGTTGTCCGCGATGAGGGCGACCACCGTTCCCGCGGCGACGCCGTGCGAAGCGAGCTCGTCGGCCGTCTCTGCCACCATACGACGAAGGTCCGCCCAGCTGATGTCGATCCACCGCCCGAACCGCTTCTGGGCGACAGCCACCGAGTCGGGATGCGATCGTGCGTGGTCGCTGAGCGCCGATCCGACGGAAGCCCGCGGGAACGGCGGTGCGG harbors:
- a CDS encoding AMP-binding protein → MTSLSTASAPPFPRASVGSALSDHARSHPDSVAVAQKRFGRWIDISWADLRRMVAETADELASHGVAAGTVVALIADNCVEWLVVDFALQERGATVLPVLPGTRPSVLSALLRQHGVDLAVCGDQEHIDLLLSAEHSATLRGFLVLDTVGLSRPLDPRQLSDVPLVTVERRSPRAQAGMDGPDRADGATGRGERIAAIDLTSVTQERVGVEVKAGRLRAGAERAASYLGLSSSDRVMCLDSMADTVVRSATAYAAVLSRARLHFAETVGSVAHDLAEIRPTVLVGSEDAIYTLRSESRMRQLRSGRMRRAVIDKALSSSARRHGEWSARLSALPTRLLVIGPLARHHGLSRVRKVVALGGMPLGAETSNFFRATCEQPSRVWGDAAAGGVLLADEGLGWRPVTGVDLEPVGDGRCRIVTGNDSFEYACVAMVDDGSVVLVPPHGVHDMTELGAVVSLVALSERVAGLDLVRRILFDPQAGHAQALVAYVELDLGWAAWWTSNRGLDFASQRELAQIPAVVEKIRIQLDQVAATVDDGWSIDRIVIAQAPWSVASGTLTPARRIDVAAVRRSMQA